One genomic window of Arachis hypogaea cultivar Tifrunner chromosome 8, arahy.Tifrunner.gnm2.J5K5, whole genome shotgun sequence includes the following:
- the LOC112707976 gene encoding uncharacterized protein, which translates to METSMTWRHLPPLIDALAFCFIAINVAAHDDQSPYYGDHNSPYHPAPQAAPPTHEHEHEPHSPYLYKSPPPPSSYIYKSQPPPSPSPPPPYYYKSPPPPSPSPPPPYINKSPPPPSPSPPPPYYFNSPPPPSPSPPPPYFYKSPPPPSPSPPPPYIYKSPPPPSPSPPPPYVYKSPPPPSPSPPPPYIYKSPPPPSPSPPPPYIYKSPPPPSPSPPPPYIYNSSPPPPKQGYLYTSPPPPKY; encoded by the coding sequence ATGGAAACCTCAATGACATGGAGGCACTTGCCTCCACTAATTGATGCATTAGCATTTTGCTTCATTGCTATCAATGTTGCTGCTCATGATGATCAGAGTCCTTATTATGGAGACCACAACTCTCCCTACCACCCAGCTCCACAGGCGGCGCCACCCACACATGAACATGAACATGAACCTCACTCACCCTATCTCTATAAGTCTCCGCCTCCTCCATCTTCATACATTTACAAGTCTCAACCACCACCTTCTCCGTCGCCACCTCCTCCATATTATTATAAGTCTCCTCCTCCACCTTCTCCTtctccaccacctccatatatcAACAAATCTCCTCctcctccctctccctctccaccTCCTCCCTATTATTTTAACTCTCCACCCCCACCATCACCTTCACCACCTCCTCCATATTTCTACAAGTCTCCTCCACCACCATCCCCATCACCACCACCTCCCTATATCTAtaaatcaccaccaccaccatctccatcaccaccaccaccatatgtCTACAAGTCTCCACCACCTCCATCACCTTCACCACCTCCTCCATATATTTACAAGTCACCACCTCCACCTTCTCCATCACCTCCTCCACCATATATTTACAAGTCTCCACCGCCACCTTCACCTTCACCTCCTCCTCCTTACATTTACAACTCTTCACCGCCTCCACCAAAGCAAGGCTATCTCTACACTTCACCTCCGCCTCCCAAGTATTAA